agtataatttttgaaattgttgcttcttgcatttatatttttgttcagtgtattaaaGTAAAGTACTCAGTTGTTACCCAATAAATggtttgatattgatataaaaacggCTGTTAAAGACCATTTCAATGCTGTTCCTGATTCTAATCCCATATCTGTTCATATTCCCACAGGAGAGATCTCCAACCCAGGTTCAGACAGTGAGCCCAGTTCCACATCATCAGGAAACCATAAACAACACAGACGGAGGAACTCAAGACAGAAACATCACCACTGCATGGACTGCTTCACTAGTTTCTATGATCCAGAGGAGTTGAGAAGACACACTTGTAGGCCCCGACCCTGCTCAGATTGCAGAGGCAGTGTTATTTGTCCAACTCACCTCAAATCAAAACAGACTCAAAAAACGATGGCGACATACCCGTGTGGTCAATGTGGGATGAGATGTGAAACACCAAGCAAACTCAAGACGCACCAgaggactcacacaggagagaagccataccACTGCACTGTTTGTGGGAAGGGTTGCAGTCATTCGGACCATCTAAGGACGCACCAGagaactcacacaggagagaagccttaccactgctcccaatgtggaaagagtttcagtCAGTTAACAACTTTGAGAAACCACCACCTAACTCACACAGGACAGAAGTCTTACCTCTGCTCtcattgtgggaagagtttcagtcAGTTAGCCAACCGAAATACACACCAGttaattcacacaggagagaagccatacaactgctctcagtgtgggaaGGATTTCAGATCTCCAAGAGAATTAAAGTCACACATGAGAacgcacacaggagagaagcctttccactgctcccaatgtggaaagagtttcagtCAGTTATCAAGTCTGAAAAGACACCAActaactcacacaggagagaagccttacctttgttctcaatgtgggaagagtttcaccaCGTTATCTGAACTGAAGCCACACCAGataactcacacaggagagaagccttacctcTGCTCTCAATGTGGGGATAGTTTCACCAGTTTATATTTCCTAAAGAAACACCACCTAACTCATactggagaaaagccttacctCTGCTCtcattgtgggaagagtttcagtcAGTTAGCCAACCTAAATACACACCAGttaattcacacaggagagaagccttaccactgctctcaaTGTGGGGATAGTTTCACCAGTTTATATTTCCTAAAGAAACACCAGCTGATTCACACGGGTGGAAAGCTGTTCCAATGCTCACAGTGTGGTAAGAGTTTCAGTCATTCATCAACTCTGAAGAAACATCAGATaactcacacaggggagaaaccttaccactgttctcagtgtggaaagagtttcagtCTGGTAGGAAACCTAAAGAGACACCAACTAACCCACACCGTAGAGAAGCCTTAACAATGCTCTCATTGTGGGAAGTGTGTCAGTCATTTACACCACCTAACGTCCAGTTAATTCACACAGTAGAGAAACAATACCGCCGCTCTGTGTGGGAAGCGTTTCAGTCAATCAGCAAATTTGAAGAAGCATCAGGGAATTCATACAGGAGAAAAGCTGTGTCGTTAGATCTGAAGACACCCGTTTGTTCACATAGGGGAGAAGCCTTAACTCTGCTATCAATGTGGGGATAGTTTCACCAGTTTATTTCCAAAATAACACCAGCTAATTATGACTAATAATAACTTACCTGGTTAGATAAAGGGGGTAAAAAATGACTTGCAAAGGATTGTGGCAGctgctccctgtgtggaaagCTTCAGTCAGTGAACAAATTTGAAGACCCACCATTTCCCTGGCACAGTGTGAGGAAAAGATTCCGTCGCCTAGGAGACCTAAAGAAACACCAGCTAACTCACCCTGGAGAGATTCCTTACCATCTTCTTAAAATAAAGCTGGTATGATAAGGCTTTATTGTGAACATATCCCTATTTCAGGAATCACCAAAAAGGCAGCACGGCAGAGAAAACTGAGTGAAGTTGACATTGTGGAATCCATAGCTATAATCTGTCCATAGAGAATCCTCAGTAATCAGACATCATATATTCTAGTTGGATTtctatatctttttttttttaaagaagaaaaaatatataatttagtcacagaaaatgtaaacaacaaaaaCTTCTAAATGGCAGAAAATAAACACAACTATTGTAAGTATCCTGTCTCTCTTTATTATGGAGGGTTGAAGAGTCATTATATCTGGTGTTTTacaggtaggctatactgtagTAAAGCTGTGGCGTTTGGTGCCGTTTTAAGATGAGAaggaatatattttttttaaatgtatgagccttatttctattacagcagaCTGGATgcctgtcattcatattccattcatccaGATCAATggaacatcgataggtttaggctactacacgaTACTCATTTTCCCTCTACCCATCACGAGGATGCTACAACCTggcctatgaattaaagtttaaaacgtaggtgcacaggtggagataatttagaggaatcaaggtgacagacgcgttcaatactgccttgcacacttgcctgcatctagctgatctagggtttaatcattagtcattagtccaacagttgcacaTTAGAGTTTCTGTTGGACAAAGGTAAGTTTATCCCTGTttcgttccatttgcttccgtttaagaaaagttcctcacaaagacaaagacacggcggttggaaccagaagTCTTAAATTtgggctcatcagaccaaaggacatatttccaccggtctaatgcccaCTGCTCgtctttcttggcccaagcaaggctcttcttcttattggtgttctttagtagtggtttctttgcagcaattagaccacgaaggcctgatttacacagtctcctctgaacagttgatgttatgtgtctgttacttgaactatgtgaagcatttattttggctgcaatctgaggtgcagttaactctaatgaacgtatcctctgtagCACAGGTAAGTCAGGGTCTTTCCTTCCTTtgccggtcctcatgagagccagtttcatcatagcacttgatggtttttgcgactgcacttgaagaaactttcaaagttcttaaattTCCAGATTGACTAACCAtgtcatttgagctgttcttgtcataatatggacttgggtcttttaccaaatagggctcttctgtataccaccgcctaccttgtcacaacacaactgattggctcaaacgtgttaacaaggaaataaattccacaaatgaattaagaaggcacagctgttaattgaattcattccaggtgactcgtgacctcatgaagctcgttgagagaattccaagagtgcgcaaagctgtcatcaaggcaaagggtggctactttgaagaatctcaaataaaatatattttgatttattaatCCCTTttatgttactacatgattctgtacagtatgtgttatttcatagttttgatgtcttcactattattctacaatgtagaaaatcatcaaaataaagaaaaacccttgaatagtaggtttgtccaaacttttgactgacacTGTGAATATCTACTGTAGTGTTAGATGGCAGAGTATCTGTTTATTCAttttttcaagcaaagtataaTGGAGATATTCTCCATTCTAGTAGGTGGCTGTAATGCAATAATTATTGGATGCCAACCTCTGTTAAACTTCATCGAATAAATTTAACCCTGGTATGACACTATAGGGATGATGGCGGAAGCAGAAGTGTCGTGCTGAAAGCACGTCGAGGACAGTTAGCGAGAAGGATGAGTGGACAACAGTGAAGTCCAAGAATGGAACAAAAAGGGAGAAATTGTTGTGAAAATGAGTCTGATGAATCGTTGCTTGTTGGAGAACGTTTTTTGGATAATGATGTTTATTTGGGAAACTCTTTTGAAGTCACGAGGAcggtgaagaaggcttcaggaaAAGTGAAtgtagtcatagtaaccaggagtgttatggtgttgacattgtgtagtcatagtaaccaggagtggtatggtgttgaCATTGTGTAGTCATAGTAACCAGAAGTGGTGTTGatgtacaggggtaccggtacagagtcaatgtgcaggggcaccggttagtcgaggtaattgaggtaatatgtacatgtaggtggagtgaccatgcatagataataaatagagagtagcagcagcgtaaaagagggttgagggggggcaatgcaaattgtcttggtagccatttgattacctgttcaggagtcttatggcttgggtgtagaagctgttattaagaagccttttggatctATTGGCTCTCCGGTAacgcttgccttgcggtagctgagagaacagtctagtgtggctggagtctttgacaattcttagggccttcctctgacaccgcctggtatagaggtcctgggtggcaggaaacttggccccagtgatgtcctgggccgtacacactaccctctgtagtgccttgcgatcggaggccgagcagttaccataccagacagtgatgcaaccagtggttgcagctgtagaactttttgaggatctgaggacccatgccaaatcttttctgtctcctgagggggtaaaggtgttgtcgtgccctcttcacgactgtcttggtgtgtttggaccatgatagtttgttgatgatgtggacaccaaggaacttgaagctgctCCACGACAGCCTTCGATGAGAATGGAGCAGACGGAAAGGCTGTTATCCTGTAACCACACGGCCAGGTatgtgacctcctccctataggctgtcttatcgttgtcggttgtgtcgtcggcaaacttaataaaGGTGTCGGAGAAGTTTTGGGCCTCCAAGACTTAACGGCAGAAACACTGCATGGGCTACTGTTGCCAGGAAATGTCCCGCCATCACAGGATCCTTCTGAGCCTGTGTAGGAACCTGATTAAACAGAAAAGCAGGCTGATTTAGTTTAATTAACATTTCGTTGCTCAGTTTTGTataggtttttattttttaccatgCATTTTTTTCTCCCTTTGTGGGTCCTTATTATCCACCTGGACACTAGGTGGCGGAACGCACATATAATTGTTGCGGACGCCATTATACCAAAGAAGAAGTTAATCCTCACCGAAAAAGTTACTCCAGATAGCTAGAACAACAAGAGCTGCCAATTCCAGTTTCAATGTAAGATCAAGATTTCTAACATATTCTGTAATTTTTCCTTAGGTTAACATTAGTAGTGGGATTATTTGTCCACGTCCAACAGATCGCGTGTAAACAAATCCATTtgtgctaacattagctagcttgctTCCTAAATTACCCATTTAAACGGCTAGCCAAGCTAACTGGCTTTCTGTCATACCGACAAAGTGAGTTTATCTTCAAGACTTTGTTGTGAATGATAACGTTATTTGTTATTAAGACAGCCATGTCAACTATGTGATCTGTGCATTGTCCATCTTTAAAACGGCATAAATCTATTGGCAACCCTTATCTAGTAAGTTAGCATGGCTAGTTAGCAAGGCCGTTAGCTTGTTAGCCAGCTTTAGATAACAAACTCAATTAAAGTAGCTAACCTTAATCATTAGCTAACTGTTCATTTAGAGATGACAAATGACAAATTACATTTTGGTTCGCGATTGCGTCAATCTAACTTCTTGCTGGTAAAATGTCTATCTAGCTAGATCGTTTCATCCTAGTGAGAAAGGTGACATTTGAATTCGTCTGTAAGTTCAAGCTAAACCAACTAACTCGACACTGTCAACGCTAGCTGTACCTTTGCCACAGCAATGCCAGCTAGCAAAATGTATTAGTATACATGGAATATGTCTTTGTATTAGTATGGATGGAATATGTCTTTGTGAGCTAAGCTGTTCCAGTATTTTGTGAAACTCACCCTGTTTGTGAAACTCATCTTACATTTTGTTTGTGCCTCTTTTGAATCCTACTATAGCCTTCCATGTCTGAACCCAAGTCCTCGGGTTCTTACTGTGGTGTTCCAGCACAGAGAAGCTCACAGTGGGGTCCAGAGATGGTCTTAGTGAAGCTGGAGGACTGCAGTCAACCACTGGAACTCAATGTGATAgtcaaagaggaagaggaggagagagaagtcaaAGAAGAGGTAGAGATTAAAGAGGCGGAGGACATGGCCCTCAAAGAGGAGGCGGAGGACATGGCCCTCAAAGAGGAGGCGGAGGACATGGCCCTCAAAGAGGAGGCGGAGGACATGGCCCTCAAAGAGGAGGCGGAGGACATGGCCCTCAAAGAGGAAGCGGAGGACATGGCCCTCAAAGAGGAGGCGGAGGACATGGCCCTCAAAGAGGAGGCGGAGGACATGGCCCTCAAAGAGGAGGCGGAGGACATGGCCCTCAAAGAGGAGGCGGAGGACATGGCCCTcaaagaggaggcggaggagatGGCCCTcaaagaggaggcggaggagatGGCCCTcaaagaggaggcggaggagatGGCCCTcaaagaggaggcggaggagatGGCCCTcaaagaggaggcggaggaggagatggccctcaaagaggaggaggaggaggaggaggaggagatggccctcaaagaggaggaggaggaggaggaggaggaggagatggccctcaaagaggaggaggaggaggaggaggaggaggcggcggCGGCGGAGGACATGGCCCtcaaagagggggaggaggaggcggCGGCGGAGGAGAGGGTGGTCACAGAAGTGGAGAACAGGGAAGAAGTAGATGGTAACACTGACCCAGGTAAGTTCAGTAGTTTAGTACGGAGAGCGGTTGGTGTATTGACAGCCACAGGAGATTCCAGAACTATTATTTACACCAATCTGGTGGCTCTTTCTGAAGAGTAACTTGGTTTCACCTCgttttaaaggggcagtgcagttaAAAACGTGTTACTGTTTTGAAAATAATTcctggaatttcagcctgttcaggtgggatggagtttttgggccagatcatgacatcacaatctgatCTGAATGACCAGTCATCTTTTATTTGCACTTGTATCCTCCTACTTTGAAGGGGTAAGCGGGGTAGGCTCTATCCGCCaatcagggctgtgtgtgtaaatatatttacatttgtatcaACATACCCACAAGATCAGACTGAGAATTTTAATGGCAAAAGGACGCTCAGGGAAATAAAtcataaaataatatatttgaagttattttcatgaaataaacAGTGATTTATTAGACAGCCAGTGATGATTTAACCATTCTGCCATCAGACTGGCCACcgatgctccttataggacacatcactgcactttaTACTACTCTGCatactggtcatctctgtatacctgtcgcatgATGCACTGGTGGATGCTTCCTTAGAAAACCCTCTTttgcctctcccccccccccccccccttatctgagatacctactgcagccctcatcctccacatacaacacccgttctgctaGTCACACTCTGTTAAAGGTCTCCAAAGcacactcctcttttcagttcgctgcaggtattactggaatgagctgcaaaacAAAAAACtccaactggacagttttatctcaatttcTTCATTCAAACACtcagtcatggacactcttactgacagttgcaCTCTTACTGACAGGCTGCTTCGCGTGATATATTGTCTCTACCTTGCCctctgtgctgttgtctgtgcccaataatgtttgtaccatgttttttgCTGTTgccttgttgtgttgctaccatgttgtcatgttgtgttgctaccatgttgccatgttgtgttgctaccatgttgccatgttgtgttgctaccatgttgccatgttgtgttgccaccatgttgtcatgttgtgttgctaccatgttgccatgttgtgttgctaccatgttgccatgttgtgttgccaccatgttgtcatgttgtgttgctaccatgttgtcatgttgtgttgctaccatgttgtcatgttgtgttgccaccatgttgccatgttgtgttgctaccatgttgccatgttgtgttgccaccatgttgccatgttgtgttgctaccgtgttgccatgttgtgttgctaccatgttgccatgttgtgttgctaccatgttgtcatgttgtgttgctaccatgttgtcatgttgtgttgctaccatgttgtcatgttgtgttgccaccatgttgccatgttgtgttgctaccatgttgccatgttgtgttgccaccatgttgccatgttgtgttgccaccatgttgtcatgttgtgttgctaccatgttgccatgttgtgttgctaccatgttgccatgttgtgttgctaccgtgttgccatgttgtgttgctaccatgttgtcgtgttgtgttgctaccatgttgtcgtgttgtgttgctaccatgttgtcgtgttgtgttgctaccatgttgtcatgttgtgttgctaccatgttgtcatgttgtgttgctaccatgttgtcatgttgtgttgctaccatgttgtcatgttgtgttgctaccatgttgtcatgttgtgttgctaccatgttgtcatgttgtgttgctaccatgttgtcatgttgtgttgctaccatgttgtcatgttgtgttgccaccatgttgtcatgttgtgttgccaccatgttgtcatgttgtgttgctaccatgttgtcatgttgtgttgctaccatgttgtcatgttgtgttgctaccatgttgtcatgttgtgttgctaccatgttgtcatgttgtgttgccaccatgttgtcatgttgtgttgccaccatgttgtcatgttgtgttgctaccatgttgtcatgttgtgttgctaccatgttgtcatgttgtgttgctaccatgctatgttgttgtcttaggtctctctttatgtggtgtcttgatgtgtgttttgtcctatatttcttttaaatcccagcccctttccccacaggaggccttttgctttctggtaggccgtcattgtaaataagaacttgtacattttttttaatgttatttttttatttcacctttatttaaccaggtaggctagttgagaacacctttatttaaccaggtaggctagttgagaacacctttatttaaccaggtaggccagttgagaacacctttatttaaccaggtaggccagttgagaacacctttatttaaccaggtaggctagttgagaacacctttatttaaccaggtaggatagttgagaacacctttatttaaccaggtaggcaagttgagaacaccattatttaaccaggtaggctagttgagaacacctttatttaaccaggtaggctagttgagaacacctttatttaaccaggtaggcaagttgagaacaccattatttaaccaggtaggctagttgagaacacctttatttaaccaggtaggctagttgagaacaccattatttaaccaggtaggcaagttgagaacaccattatttaaccatgtaggcaagttgagaacaccattatttaaccaggtaggcaagttgagaacaccattatttaaccaggtaggctagttgagaacacctttatgtaaccaggtaggcaagttgagaacacctttatttaaccaggtaggcaagttgagaacaccattatttaaccaggtaggctagttgagaacacctttatttaaccaggtaggctagttgagaacacctttatttaaccaggtaggctagttgagaacacctttatttaaccaggtaggctagttgagaacacctttatttaaaccaggtaggctagttgagaacacctttatttaaaccaggtaggcaagttgagaacacctttatttaaccaggtaggatagttgagaacacctttatttaaccaggtaggctagttgagaacaagtactcatttacaactgtgacctggccaagataaagcatagcagtgtgaacagactgcaacacagagttacacatggagtaaacaataaacaagtcaataacacagtagctaaaaaaataaataactattTTACTATGTACTGACTTGCatagtaaaataaaaacatttaaaaaatgaaatatttcATGGGGGCTTTAACATTCTGGGCCTGTTTTCAGCTGGCGATTAGAGGCCCAAGTGTCAAACACACTTTAGTTTGGAATTTTAACATGTAAGAACATGAGCGCTGGCATTTTCCAGCCCCAACGCCAGGTTCAGCTATGTACCTGTCTAACATCAGCTCACTTGTgctgaggtgggaggggtgtcaATATTGGAGGCGTGTCCTGTCGCGGTAGGGTATTCTGCTATAGGACCGTTAAGGTAAGACCGTTAAGGTTCCCCCGTCGAGGGTGATACAAGTCGTCTCACTCAAGTTCTTATGTCACCGGGCTAACGGGTGACTCGCAGGCTAACGGGTGACTCGCAGGCTAACGGGTGACTCGCAGGCTAACGGGTGACTCGCAGGCTAACGGGTGACTCGCAGGCTAACGGGTGACTCGCAGGCTAACGGGTGACTCGCAGGCTAACGGGTGACTCGCAGGCTAACGGGTGACTCGCAGGCTAACGGGTGACTCGCAGGCTAACGGGTGACTCGCAGGCTAACGGGTGACTCGCAGGCTAACGGGTGACTCGCAGGCTAACGGGTGACTCACAGGTCCGCCGGACTGGCCTGGTTATGTATCCTGCCCTTTTATTCTGAGATTAGCCTTGTGTGGTGCCGTTAGGCTTGTTTCAGGATCTtagataatatcaatcagacttagagtacctcttgtttcaggatcctagataatatcaatcagacttagagtacctctGGGTTTTACTTTCCCTTTGTATGCTCTTATATCTAGACTCACGCAAGCTATACCTTAGTTACGATTTACAGTCTATGTCCGTCGACTAATACTACCTGAGTATTAATATAGAGGATACCTGTTACAATAAAATGATTATTCTGTCCAAACCATCATATTGTCTTTAGTGTAGAAACTAGACTTGTTCCCCTAGAACGGGAGTGTCAGAGGCGTTCTCTCCCCTCTAGGGTTTTGGGTCTAGTTTCTACTTTTTATTCAATGTTTGCAGTTCACACAGTTGTACACGTTATTACAGTTTCTTCTTAGTCCTTATTCTATAACATCAAACATCATCAAAACACCTACTACTATTAATGCCTTATATATGTATTACAACAAGTGGTTAATTACCTTCTATATGTATTACAACAAGTGGTTAATTACCTTCTATATGTATTACAACAAGTGGTTAATTACCTTCTATATGTATTACAACAAGTGGTTAATTACCTTCTATATGTATTACAACAAGTGGTTAATTACCTTCTATATGTATTACAACAAGTGGTTAATTACCTTCTATATGTATTACAACAAGTGGTTAATTACCTTCTATATGTATTACAACAAGTGGTTAATTACCTTCTATATGTATTACAACAAGTGGTTAATTACCTTCTATATGTATTACAACAAGTGGTTAATTACCTTCTATGTGTATTACAACAAGTGGTTAATTACCTTAGCGTTGGTTGACCTGGTTGGTCCCCAAAGAGTATGTTCTTCCACTCACAATTGCTCCAGAGGCTTATCCAATCCCTCAGTATCTGTTTCTCCTACTAGAAGTTTGTACTATGATTTACTGAAAGAGAACGGTTTGAGACAACAAATAAAACTTATAACACCACTGATGCTATTTATCCACTCTGGTTAGGAGGTGGATGTATTCAGCACGAGGAGTGTGGAGGGTAGTTGTCTCAGTATGTCTCGTTCAGAAGTCAAGAGATACAATTGTTCTAGAGTATGAAAGTCAGATATTACCTATTAGGTTGATGATAGTTGAAGTATCACAAGCTGTCTGTCAGTGATAAGTCAAGTAGCACTATCATAGTAGCACTATCATGCCCTCTTAAGGAAAGCACTCTCCTTATATCCTCTTTTCGGGACCAGGTCAGCTTTAGCGCTGAGCCACATTCTAACC
This genomic stretch from Oncorhynchus clarkii lewisi isolate Uvic-CL-2024 chromosome 13, UVic_Ocla_1.0, whole genome shotgun sequence harbors:
- the LOC139423664 gene encoding oocyte zinc finger protein XlCOF6-like, whose amino-acid sequence is MSSVKPSMSEPKSPGSYCGVPAQRSSQWGPEMVLVKLEDCSQPLELNVIVKEEEEERGIKEEGEERAFKEEAEERAFKEEEAEESAFKEEEAEERAFKEEAEERAFTEEQRAFKEEAEERAYKEEEEAERAFKEEQSAVTEEVEERAFKEEEEAERAFKEEQRAVTEEAEERAFKEEEEAERAFKEEQRAFTEEAEQRAFIVEQRAVTEEAEERAFTAEQRAFTEEAVQGAFTAEQRAFKEEAEERAYKEEEEAERAFKEEQRAVTEEAEERAYKEEEEAERAFKEEQRAVTEEAEERAYKEEEEAERAFKEEQREVTEEVEERALTAEQRAFTAEQRAVTERAEERAFTEVENREEEEEVDGNTDPGEISNPGSDSEPSSTSSGNHKQHRRRNSRQKHHHCMDCFTSFYDPEELRRHTCRPRPCSDCRGSVICPTHLKSKQTQKTMATYPCGQCGMRCETPSKLKTHQRTHTGEKPYHCTVCGKGCSHSDHLRTHQRTHTGEKPYHCSQCGKSFSQLTTLRNHHLTHTGQKSYLCSHCGKSFSQLANRNTHQLIHTGEKPYNCSQCGKDFRSPRELKSHMRTHTGEKPFHCSQCGKSFSQLSSLKRHQLTHTGEKPYLCSQCGKSFTTLSELKPHQITHTGEKPYLCSQCGDSFTSLYFLKKHHLTHTGEKPYLCSHCGKSFSQLANLNTHQLIHTGEKPYHCSQCGDSFTSLYFLKKHQLIHTGGKLFQCSQCGKSFSHSSTLKKHQITHTGEKPYHCSQCGKSFSLVGNLKRHQLTHTVEKP